The Vigna radiata var. radiata cultivar VC1973A chromosome 6, Vradiata_ver6, whole genome shotgun sequence DNA segment AACGTCTTTGATTGGGAGCAGGAAGGAGATGGAGGACGCGGTGAGTGCGGAGATAGGGTTTGCTGCGAAGGAGAGAGGGAAGTACGACTTCTTCGCGGTGTACGACGGCCACGGCGGAGGGCAGGTGGCGGAGGCGTGTCGCGAGCGGTTGCACCGGCTGGTTGCGGAGGAAGTGGAGAGGAGTGAGAGTCACGTGCAATGGGACTGGCAGGGAGTGATGGAAGGGTGTTTCCGTAAAATGGACATCGAGGTCGCCGGTAATGCGGCCATCAGGACTGTGGGTTCCACGGCGGTTGTAGCTGTGATCGCGGCGGAGGAGCTTGTCATCGCTAATTGCGGTGATTGTAGGGCTGTGTTGGGAAGAGGAGGTGAGGCCGTCGACTTGTCTAGTGATCATAAGGTATAGGTGTTAcatcttaaattatttaaattctcaaatttctactttattttttattccatagacagttcattttttaatttttttttttgtaagttttgATTTTTGCACATTATTAAATGTCAAAAGATGGCGTAGTACCGTTTTCATTGGCAATCTAAATATGTATTTACGCATATACTTAAACAAGTCAATGTTCTTCAATTTGATGGCGAAAAGTTTAGTTTGTCAAAATTGTTGCTGGCAAGTGAATGTCTGGAATGCGTGTATGTGTTATGTTTAGCGTCCAGAAGAGAAAGATGTCGTTTTGTCGTATTGGAGAgtcaattatttcaattattgttTCGAGATTTACGATCTTCTTTGAAATGAGGTTATAACAGCTTTTgcattgttaattaatttttcgtTTCCTTTTTTCATCACAAAGCAAAATTTATTGTAAGATAATGAATGACATTGTGGTTCCCTTCTGTGTGCACACAGCCCGATAGACCAGACGAGTTGATGCGAATCGAAGAGGCTGGTGGAAGGGTCATTAACTGGAATGGCCAGCGCGTGCTTGGTGTTCTTGCTACTTCAAGATCCATAGGTTAGTTTCCACCTTTAAATCTTTACTAACTATAATACTGGTTTTCAACCGTTAATTAATTAAGCTCTTAGCGATGTTGCTTCGGGGTCGTCTGGATTATCCTTGTGGTTTGGCATTTTTTTAACACAACGTTTTTATCTGATCAGCATTGAAAAGACAGAATAATCTTGGCTCCCTCTGGCTTTTTATTATCAGTGTCGTGAGTATGGCAGAGCAACGTTGACCAAAAtgagtattattattattattatcggCTTTCTCTGaccttgaatttgatttttacaATTAGTACCTATAAACTCTTTTACTACTAAGATGACAAACTGTTGCTTTGATCCCTCCAGTAGATAGGAACATTAAAGAATGTAATTAACGATGATTCTGCTATGTAAAACAAGTCTGCCAAAAACCAATGATACGTTGGACAGAAATATAACAGTTATTCAAAAGCCTTAATTGCTTCTCGTATAGGGTCAATCACGTTGAACCCTTGACTAATAAATGGAGAGGGTTTTGTGGTGTGGATATGGTTTACCTCAAGATTAAGGATCTTGATCAATCAAGTTCCATGGAACAGTTTAATCTccatttgttaaaatattaacttgaaTAATCTATTTTGCGCATCCCTTTTAATTGGTAAAGTTGAATCTGTGCTTTATGTAACAATTCTAGAAAGGATAAATGTAAACCATAATATTTAACAAGATTGACTGTATCTGAACATTGTTTGAAATGCAGGAGATCAGTACCTTCGACCTTATGTGATATCAAAACCAGAAGTGACAGTGACGAAGCGAAGCAGCAAGGATGAATTTGTGATACTAGCAAGTGATGGATTGTGGGATGTTATGTCGAGTGAGGTTGCGTGCCAAGTTGTAAGGAAATGCCTGAATGGACAGATTAGGAGAGTGTGCAATGGAGTTGGGAACCATGAAAACCGTGCTGCCGAGGCTGCAAGCCTCTTAGCTGAGATAGCATTGGCAAAGGGAAGTAAAGATAACACCAGTGTCATTGTAGTTGAGCTAAGAGGAACAGTAACATAACATCTCATTGTCTACAAAAGCATGTATTTTCTTCTCTAATTCTTGCCTTCTGCTTTTGGACTAATATCCACTCAGGTCGTGCATCCTCAATGCCACGAGAGATTATCTACTACCACATAATTACGAGTCCTTACATTAGTGTTTCTTCTTTTAATAATGGACTATTATTAATTCttcaaatatctaaaatatcGCTAAAgttttgcaattttattttgccAAACTAGCTTGGACAGTGTAAAGGACAAACATTTGCTTTCATAGaatataaacttaaaacaaTCTTTTACATATCAATTACATTTCGGAACAAATTattatctatgataaaaattttaaattttactatatcCCGAAAGTCATATCAAAAGTTATTTCCGATTTACTGACAATATACatttttaggaaaatatttaagcTTGAAGATTCATATTTTAAAGCATAGGAGGAAGGATTTTGTTTCCACGAAAATTTCCTTAATTTGATCAATTGCAACTTTAATTTCCTAAATAACGTAGAAATAAGGACAAGAAAACATGCGACACATACACTGAATAATATCGTGTAAATCTATGACTGTGATGTTATGTAAAAGGGTATATATTAGAGAATAAGAAACAACTAGGGTAGCGATACGTTGACAACGAATTTTTGTCAACGATTTGCCAACGCCACGCGTTATGATTctatttgtcatttttaattttttttttcaactaaaaaaTTGATATGAAAAAGGTGTTTTTGTGGTATTCCGAAAACACCCTCAAGCATTTTAATCAGACTTTGTCCTTGGAATGCTTTATCTctctccattttaggttttccattttctctggggagccccctctactagaagcagggagcagcgttgaacttttggtacagaggcacaggtaagcgattacagactgtctgtaatcgattacacaagcacataagtcacaaagtccctcttcctcacataTGCACTTGGATAAAATATCACACAAACCCTtaaccagttgttggtcctctaaaaacaaccaataatctcaaaatcataacttaaattctaaccaagtcagtacccaccacacactagggagccccctctaccagaggtagggagcagcgttggacttttggtacagatacactggtaagcgattacagccaatatgtaatcgattacacgggcacataagtcacaaagtccatCTTcatcacacatgcacttggataaaaaaccacacaaacctctaaccagttgttggtcctcaagAAACAACTAGaaatctcaaaatcataacttaaattctaaccaagtcagtaccaccacacactggggagccctCTCTACTAGaggcagggagcagcgttggacttttggtacagaggcacctgtaagcgattacaacatgtatgtaatcgcttacacagtcacaaaattcacaaattcactcttcctcacacatgcacttggatcaaataccctaacaaacccataaccagttgttggtcctcaaaaacaaccattaatctcaaattcataacttaatttctgaccaagtcagtacccaccacacatTGGGGAGCCCCCTCTAAAAGATGCAGGGAACaacgttggacttttggtacaaaagcacctgtaagcgattacaacctgtctgtaatcgcttacacagtcacataagtcacaaaatccctcttcctcacacatgcacttggatcAAATACCCTAACAAACTCATAATCAGTTGTTGGTCctaaaaaacaaccattaatctcaaattcataacttaatTTCTGACCAAGTtagtacccaccacacactagggagctccctctaccagagccagggagcagcgttggacttttggtacagaggcactagtaatcgattacaacctgtctgtaatcgattacacgggcacataaatcacaaagtccctcttcctcacacaagcaCTTGGATGAAATACCCTAACAAACCCCTAAGCAGTTGTTGATCCTCCAAAAACAACCAGTAATTTATACTGTAGAGTTTTTTTTGTGAAGGATTTTAACCTCTTCTATtagtgattattattttgtagagATTTGaaatctcttttatttataattatccaCNNNNNNNNNNNNNNNNNNNNNNNNNNNNNNNNNNNNNNNNNNNNNNNNNNNNNNNNNNNNNNNNNNNNNNNNNNNNNNNNNNNNNNNNNNNNNNNNNNNNNNNNNNNNNNNNNNNNNNNNNNNNNNNNNNNNNNNNNNNNNNNNNNNNNNNNNNNNNNNNNNNNNNNNNNNNNNNCCCTTACCTGATCTCATacgatttttgtttccaaatatgccctccataacaaaattaaactatttaaaaaattcattaaaaacaacaaatgagaCACCAACACGTGTCGTTGGCAAATCGTTGTCAAATATCTGTtgtcaaagtaacattttccaAACAACTAACAACAGAAAAAtctaactttgacttgattatTTAACACTCCTATTCAAGTCAAAAGTTTTGTAACATTTTATACGGCttatcttttcatgttttagaACCTTTGCTAGTATATCAACCACTTGAACATCTTATATGCAATGTTCAATCCccaatttctcattttttttatatgtttatgaaTGAAATAGAACCTAGTATTTATTATTCTTGATATGTTTATCAATTAAATAGAACCTAGTTTCAATTTATTTGCTTctataatgaaaaattgaatgtttagtttttttttttaagttttgttttagaccttaataaataaataaattaaataactaattacTTATTTGGCATCTcataatctattatttataattataaggaAATCAACCCTAAATacttaaaaaagagaaagacaTGATAATGGAGGTATACTCAAAACTGATAATTGAAATGGTTTCTGATATGTTTCTCtgaatttttctaattttttctataCAGAAAGGTTTGGGcctttttttttgcatttttttgttactaatatattttttgttaataaagtaTCTTCAAATATCtccaataaataatatatttgattgttgtatAAATCTAAAACTATTTAAGAAAATCTTGTAAAGATTTAACATTaactatatattgatatttatgatataattaaataaaataatcatttaaaaatattaacataaatatttaaagatatatttgtctaaattatctttcataaaaaaaattattacattacCAAAGctaattcaattgaaaaaaatacataaaatcaCTAAAGCCATTTTTGTCGGCTTTTAACCATTTCTCACTTTTTTCATACTCTTTTTGCTATCTTCATAAGATGCTTGGCTTGAGTTATTATGACTTTGATTATttgcaaatttttctttaattttggaaGTCTCATGATACTTTGATAAATTTAGTTTCACATTTTCAAGAGCTTATCTTTAACTACAATTGCACTAACAcattacaatattaaaaacatatccaattaaaaaggttttttaaaCATGATTTTGTAACTTATGCTCAACAAGCCTAATTGTaacaaatcttaattaaaataatcttttaagtACAAAAAGCAATCAAGAAACAAAGATTAAAACCTAAATGAGGGCATAATTTTGCACTTATCAAAAAGGTCGATGCTTGACTTGTTATTACAAGAAACTTTATCATACAAGTTTGTTCATCATTAAGTTCCTTCATCAACAAAAAAGCCAAGTTCTTTGATAGACAACTTCAAATGAAACAATGTACTTAGCCTTGCAGGATGATAGTGAAACTACTAGTGCCTTTGTAGAGCTCCATAAAATTGGTGCTTCTCCAAGAAAGAAAATGTAGCatgttttgctttttttttgtCACTCTTATCACCACAACACTCAACATCCGAATATCATCTTCACCAACTCATCACCTTCTTTTGGCATCAAAATTCCAAAACTTGAAATGTCCTACAAGTACCTCAAAATTCTCCTTACAACCAACATATGTGATACCTTAGGATCTTGCATATAATGACTCATCAACCCTTATCTTTTGGGTctatttttgttagaaataaaaaaagtaggTTTTCTTTTGGGTCTTGTATGATGGACCAAAtagtatatgtttttatttgagCCTTGTATTTGGACTTTGAGCTTTTAGTTTAGAGTTTAGGACTTAGAGGAGATGGACTTTAAGGAGACACATAGATTAGGATTTCTGTAACATCCCGATTTTCGAGATGTCATGGtgcaatatttttcaaaacctttctataaaacatttatgaaagataACAATCTTATTCGATTAAAAATGCGGAAGCTAAACATAACCATAAATATTGTTTAGAAATCTCAAtatatcacttttacataaaaatgcCAAAtcgaaaaacttttaaaaataaataacaagttCTCGAACATATCATCCCAACTCTCCTCAGCTACTTAGATCCAATCTTATCTGCaaaccatctactcccgtacaagtacgatcatcgtag contains these protein-coding regions:
- the LOC106763169 gene encoding probable protein phosphatase 2C 51 — its product is MKKPKHHSPSANAHRRVDPDSGQFVAKIKNGRQRRLKIKQMKYTCQAKIRIRNGTVGVSPPPAEDLEGGSREIHEHVEISLSLAAASSSSEEEERSSSEKNDGVLSYGSTSLIGSRKEMEDAVSAEIGFAAKERGKYDFFAVYDGHGGGQVAEACRERLHRLVAEEVERSESHVQWDWQGVMEGCFRKMDIEVAGNAAIRTVGSTAVVAVIAAEELVIANCGDCRAVLGRGGEAVDLSSDHKPDRPDELMRIEEAGGRVINWNGQRVLGVLATSRSIGDQYLRPYVISKPEVTVTKRSSKDEFVILASDGLWDVMSSEVACQVVRKCLNGQIRRVCNGVGNHENRAAEAASLLAEIALAKGSKDNTSVIVVELRGTVT